The following is a genomic window from Alphaproteobacteria bacterium.
TCGGGCGCCAACCCCTTCGCCTGTATCGCCGCCGGCATCGCCAGCCTCTGGGGCCCAGCCCACGGCGGCGCCAACGAGGCCGTGCTCAACATGCTCGAAGAGATCGGCTCGATCGCCCACATCAGGGAATTCGTGGCCAAGGCCAAGGACAAGGACGACCCCTTCCGCCTGATGGGCTTCGGCCATCGGGTCTACAAGAACCACGACCCCCGGGCCCAGGTGCTGCGCACGGCCTGCCATCAGGTGCTGGGCGAGCTTGGCGTGACCAAAGAGCCGCTCTTGGAGCTGGCCCTGGAGCTCGAGCGCATCGCGCTGGAAGACGACTATTTCATCGAGCGCAAGCTCTATCCCAACGTCGATTTCTATTCCGGCATCATCCTGCGCGCCATGGGCCTGCCCACCAGCATGTTCACGGTGCTCTTCGCCCTGGCCCGCACGGTGGGCTGGATCGCCCAGTGGCAGGAGATGATCGAGGATCCGGGGCAAAAGATCGGCCGCCCACGCCAGCTCTACAACGGCGTCGGCCAGCGCGATTACCAGGCCATCGGCAAGCGCTAGCGCGCCGGCCCGAAACGACGACGCCGGCTTTTGGGCCGGCGTCGTTATTTTTTGGACCCTCGCCGGGCGCGCACGTCCGTGCGCTTGGCCGCCGCCTCAATGGCGGCTTGGTGCCAAAACCAAAGGGGCGAATTTTTTTTGCCTTGCTTGTTCCTTTGGTGCAACGGGCGCGACTGCGCCCCACCGCCCCTGCGGCGCGCCCGCGCAGGCGCGGATCTTCAGGTCCGCGCCGTGAGCGACAACGCTCCTAACTTCGCTCTACCAGCTCGATCTTGTAGCCGTCGGGGTCTTCGATGAAGGCGATCACGGCGCCGCCGTGTTTCATCGGTCCGGCCGGCCGCGGGATCGGGACACCCTCGCCCTCCAGCGTCTCGCAGGTGGCATAGATGTCGGGCACGCCGACGGCCAGATGGCCGAAGCCCGAGCCCAATTCATAAGGCTCCTCCTGATCCCAGTTGTGGGTCAGCTCGACTACCGTGTTGCTCTCCTCCTCGCCGTAGCCGAGGAAGGCCAGGGTGAATTTGCCACCGGGGAAATCCCTCTTGCGCATCAGTTGCATGCCCATCAGCCGGGTATAGAAATCCAGCGACTTGTCGAGATCCTTGACCCGGATCATGACATGCAGAAGGCGGAAGCCCTCGCTGTTCACGGCAGTGCTCTCGGTCATTCGATGTTTTCCTTCCCTGGGGAGTCCCGATCAAGCAGCGTGAGAATGACCTCGGCCGCTCGTTGGCTGGGTGGCGGGCCATCGGCACCAAGCTTTTCGGCGGCCTCGCCCGCGGCTTCAATCTGCGTCCTTCGCGCCTCTTCATCAACCAGAATCTCGGCCAGCGCCGGAACCAGCCGCTCGGGCCGGCAGTCGTCTTGCAGAAATTCCGGAACCGCCGGGCGCTCGAGCACGAGATTGACCAGGCTGGCATGCTCGACACGAACCAGGCGGCGCACCAGCCAATGCGTCAGGGGATTGATACGGTAGGCCACGACGCTGGGCACACCGGCCAGGGCCAATTCGAGCACCACCGTGCCCGAGGCCGCCAGGGCGGCAGTGCAGGCCGCCAGCGCCGGCGGCTTGGCCGCCTCCTCGGTCACCACGACAGCCGGCACTTGCCAGCCGGCCAGCGCCGCCGTGACCTCGTCGGCTACCGTGGATACCGTCGGCACGACCACGCCGAGGCCGGCGAAGCGCTGCGCCAGTTGCGCCACGGTTTCCTGGAAAACCGGCAGCAGCCGCGAGGTCTCGCTGTGCCGGCTGCCCGGCAGCACGGCCAGTAGCGGCACCCCGGGAGCGATATCATGCTGGCGGCGGAAAGCGGCGCCATCGCCGGTTCTGCAGGTTTCCACCGTGGGGTGGCCGACGAAGCTGCAATCGAGGCCGACGGCCTCGAAGTAAGGCGGCTCGAAGGGCAGCAGCACCAGCAGATGATCGAGGAACCGGGCGATCTTGGCGGCCCGGCCCGGGCGCCAGGCCCAGACCGTCGGCGCCACATAGTGAAGCAGCGGAATGCCCTGCCCGGCAAGCCGCCGGCCGAGGCGAAAATT
Proteins encoded in this region:
- the lpxB gene encoding lipid-A-disaccharide synthase, with translation MATPERPPTYRSSPRRLMLVAGEPSGDVLGARLMAALRSRDPDLEFIGVGGPGMARQGLESLFPMSELAVMGLVEVLPRIPRLLTRLRQTAAFALAQRPAAVLTIDAPGFNFRLGRRLAGQGIPLLHYVAPTVWAWRPGRAAKIARFLDHLLVLLPFEPPYFEAVGLDCSFVGHPTVETCRTGDGAAFRRQHDIAPGVPLLAVLPGSRHSETSRLLPVFQETVAQLAQRFAGLGVVVPTVSTVADEVTAALAGWQVPAVVVTEEAAKPPALAACTAALAASGTVVLELALAGVPSVVAYRINPLTHWLVRRLVRVEHASLVNLVLERPAVPEFLQDDCRPERLVPALAEILVDEEARRTQIEAAGEAAEKLGADGPPPSQRAAEVILTLLDRDSPGKENIE
- the gloA gene encoding lactoylglutathione lyase codes for the protein MTESTAVNSEGFRLLHVMIRVKDLDKSLDFYTRLMGMQLMRKRDFPGGKFTLAFLGYGEEESNTVVELTHNWDQEEPYELGSGFGHLAVGVPDIYATCETLEGEGVPIPRPAGPMKHGGAVIAFIEDPDGYKIELVERS